Proteins encoded by one window of Chaetodon trifascialis isolate fChaTrf1 chromosome 15, fChaTrf1.hap1, whole genome shotgun sequence:
- the LOC139343094 gene encoding retinoic acid-induced protein 1 isoform X2, protein MQSFRERSGGYHSNQPCYQQEPHELSRLETYRQHPHHPHPQHPHPGPGPHPGPGPGHSRSGYEAHSLANPTSMPPAGGPGTGGGPKDCYSQQAYPGYPGNGGGNGSGNGGSAPSQAKKSYRGSKVAPPNHSQHLQGPGGFGNHMGTGNYSAQYMSEGHLQQKWEDPAQLAQYDQEMVGRMEASGTPAPGSSQYMDQNMLGHSQTQCHQPSTPAYTSPHHQPHPPNPAPSPLMYPQSHLHYPQHSPSPSPYMEKCSPMPHCYKGYNMPPNSQYGRQMSSHSNLKQGGYRSTQNSYGYQQPPSRGYEQQPPLQAMTNPQEPHPKYQHYSQPQQNYCLSELSVRSPEQYYQTCSPSSSHSPARSVGRSPSYSSTPSPLMTNPESFQYSQPPMTPGAASSSSSSSAGMQEQATTNTMLMPPRSHASPNLPHTAPHSYTTTPQVPTMKERFSEKLLSNPSLWSLNALTSQVENISNNVQQLLLSEALVANKKGTKRNSGGSNSSAGSGASSKKGEEYKSPPYPDGGGSSIGGGPMQDPYSTPQHQSMPMELHEGGYSSSSDEQLERGYYYCGQGRSPAQAPNNTQLSLDTASSCSMTSPDDMSTRSGDSGLHILTPDPTRCQSGQGGDGMSTPVKSICDERSPTSITIPSPMKQERDSPSDIQHINEPVKENFEESAWTEKSADKEEVTKEKNSEHERDSDTTKSTENLEKWSDEEKCPALYSKVNKGVTEKNYCYKETVYQEVQSKYDPDARDSVEQSPAALSDSSHKEHFGQEIKSEAFKSESPTASESSVKTLPFISRGDLEQDQYSTEKEDSLENTSPTPQVEVLDESNPDKRESRDEEGERDEEADEEEEDEIQKQKQHSLSPPLSVEVREELGGGEKVSQSSTEEHMNNRDGPEKSPGDLCSRTESQTTELHTDNESAGAPAHSNAAAADASERESAIGDTAPQPQSALPVFSALNDKATPPAPARDHIDHSDAKVLEPDSPQLPGKSILPSAPSWADTPPSPKKGDEDMEPGISCASAVTPLAKPEPVAPSAQPRAFGRKHARGRRRIMHSGVGIRRQLSLEREGEKEEEGAPSPTQKPCMPPSKTVLFSDQMDLAHRESIVSQTPKMLTDGFRSRMCTRSFNAPDLPPKVEPHVKRKPGPKPGSKPGLKPGPKPGPKPGPKPGAKPGPKPGPKPGLRPGQKPGPKPGPKPGPKPGSKPVPNEPELPLKIETPIKRKPGPKPGSKPGLKPGPKSGSKPGPKPGPKPTLKSGPKTGPKPGPKPADVLLPIDTAPIKASVGRPKGSVSKTKLLQQEDIIQPLTGLQSRGRKSLKAIISQDNQVVKPAHQDEKQANHEAKTPEKEGKNMVLRSRKPSQEKLSKEKEKIIEEDILPQTLTEITASDVSPNVEESVTVEQTPIPNAVKNTDVPAEAPAPLASLVPTEQSEEKTSLPLKRKPSPELSTTPMKKKRGPKPKPKPLPPQPHLLEQVSTQKEKGVRGPRRKRGPPKKASVVNPPPKDTNISESDITSDVPVVPPQCPTKTKVLPPRKGRGQKYEAMVQKITSPSSKKHLAIPQIDSNLTDDVTTKALSQHVLKEGEAPMLINSTEITEGDVKSIESSQEEVKQQRKEMTQEREKHEVSQEVSMPEEVRQEVEEKVANKEETRQENIHHGTQQDVAADKVWSSVEAPVEVTASGKWTQQASEDLSSALTKSVRTKRKRWAMVESTDASVVALEAGSLIVTTPRLAKQRAIKNNHEMHLKQRRKKRKGQAPLEETEETVEETNLETAELQQERVEEKINPTESTVPLPISPDENAETPEVTSSTELIQKPRRGRKPSANSTKRKRGKTSSEQIPGKPVKVHKKPGPKPGMKDALEVIEAVVRAAGCEGAKKEEREEEEEEERERQEGEKKEKQKTCIVGPVVTISEKQTEIISVKRIRRKPVHQNSKLSFCPYVRINNSRDFSSWCAIVNKPEDAVIFQRRRKKGILRMRNPFTVAKIVPHTAAMLQGPLVNKHLIGRCLTCSLCGKPANYRDLGDLCGPYYTEDGVPRKILTIRHRESPREESEKADDNNSSSSEEPGNPAKSVDECSIEKEDNTEASAQEGSSSRHHHWRYRRAERTERMGQEGGPRRLTLRERFRRMKQLQAIGTGPSSDQEGSDSMFQRLQVEAEAKEHWAHENCAIWTKGVIMVAGRLYGLKEAATNSAQTSCYKCQIVGASLSCCWRGCSHKYHYVCAKEIGCTFHEDDFSIKCPKHEANGTHIWIKFSGGHSRAEGHTQRASTQVH, encoded by the exons GGACGTATGGAGGCCAGTGGTACCCCTGCACCTGGCTCCTCCCAATACATGGACCAGAACATGCTGGGTCACTCCCAGACGCAGTGCCACCAGCCCTCCACCCCTGCCTATACCAGCCCCCACCACCAACCCCACCCTCCTAACcctgccccctcccctcttATGTACCCCCAGAGTCACCTGCACTACCCCCAGCACTCACCTTCTCCTTCACCATACATGGAAAAGTGCAGCCCTATGCCCCACTGTTATAAAGGTTATAACATGCCCCCCAATTCCCAGTATGGCAGACAAATGAGCAGCCACAGCAATCTGAAGCAGGGGGGTTATAGGTCAACCCAGAACAGTTACGGCTACCAGCAGCCTCCCTCCAGAGGTTATGAGCAACAGCCCCCTTTACAGGCAATGACCAACCCCCAGGAGCCCCACCCTAAATACCAACACTACAGCCAACCCCAACAAAACTACTGTCTCTCAGAGCTGTCCGTCAGATCACCAGAACAGTATTATCAGACTTGTAGCCCTTCCTCAAGCCACTCCCCTGCACGCTCTGTAGGACGCTCACCTTCGTACAGCTCCACCCCTTCACCGCTAATGACCAATCCAGAGTCATTCCAGTACAGTCAACCTCCCATGACCCCTGGGgcagcctcctcttcttcatcctcttcagcTGGTATGCAAGAGCAAGCCACTACCAATACGATGCTGATGCCTCCACGGTCACACGCCTCACCCAATTTGCCGCACACAGCCCCTCACAGCTATACTACCACACCACAGGTCCCTACCATGAAAGAACGCTTCTCAGAGAAGCTTTTGTCAAACCCCAGCTTGTGGAGCCTGAATGCCCTCACCTCTCAGGTAGAGAACATATCTAATAATGTCCAGCAGCTGTTGCTTTCAGAGGCCCTGGTGGCCAATAAGAAAGGCACTAAACGCAACAGTGGAGGGAGCAACAGCAGTGCTGGAAGTGGAGCATCCTCCAAAAAGGGTGAGGAGTACAAAAGTCCTCCATATCCAGATGGGGGTGGTAGTAGTATTGGTGGAGGCCCCATGCAGGACCCTTACTCTACCCCACAGCACCAATCAATGCCCATGGAACTCCACGAGGGAGGTTACTCCAGCAGTAGTGATGAGCAACTGGAGAGGGGCTACTATTACTGTGGCCAGGGCAGAAGTCCAGCACAGGCCCCCAATAACACACAACTCAGCTTGGATACAGCCTCTTCATGCTCCATGACATCTCCAGATGATATGTCCACCAGGTCAGGGGACTCAGGTCTTCACATCCTTACCCCTGACCCTACTAGATGTCAGTCAGGGCAAGGAGGAGATGGCATGAGTACTCCAGTGAAAAGCATTTGTGATGAGAGGTCTCCTACAAGCATTACAATCCCCAGTCCCATGAAACAAGAAAGGGACTCCCCTTCGGATATACAGCATATCAATGAGCCTGTCAAAGAAAACTTTGAAGAATCAGCCTGGACAGAGAAATCAGCTGACAAAGAGGaggtgacaaaagaaaaaaattctgAACACGAAAGAGATTCAGACACAACTAAATCTACAGAGAATCTGGAGAAATGGTCAGATGAAGAGAAATGCCCAGCTCTCTACAGTAAAGTAAACAAaggagtgacagaaaaaaactaTTGCTATAAGGAGACAGTGTACCAAGAGGTCCAGAGCAAATATGACCCTGATGCACGAGATTCAGTTGAACAGTCCCCAGCAGCTCTCTCTGACTCCAGCCACAAGGAACACTTTGGCCAAGAAATTAAATCAGAGGCATTCAAATCTGAGTCACCAACTGCTTCTGAGAGCTCAGTGAAAACATTGCCTTTCATTTCCAGAGGTGACCTTGAACAGGATCAATATTCCACAGAGAAGGAGGACAGCCTagagaacacctctccaaccCCCCAAGTTGAAGTCTTGGACGAGAGCAACCcagacaagagagagagcagagatgaggagggggaaagagatgaagaggctgatgaagaggaagaagatgaaatacagaaacaaaagcaacatTCTCTTTCCCCTCCCCTGTCTGTAGAGGTTAGGGAGGAACTGGGAGGGGGGGAGAAAGTGAGTCAGTCATCGACTGAGGAGCACATGAATAATAGAGATGGTCCAGAGAAGTCTCCTGGAGAtctctgcagcaggacagagagtCAGACTACTGAGCTCCATACCGACAATGAGTCTGCAGGGGCGCCTGCCCAttcaaatgcagcagcagcagatgcttCTGAGAGGGAATCAGCCATTGGTGACACTGCTCCTCAGCCTCAGTCTGCTTTGCCAGTCTTCTCAGCTCTCAATGATAAAGCAACACCTCCAGCTCCGGCCAGGGATCATATTGATCACAGTGATGCTAAAGTGCTGGAGCCAGACTCTCCTCAGCTGCCAGGGAAGTCAATACTTCCCTCAGCTCCCTCCTGGGCAGACACTCCACCCTCTCCAAAAAAAGGCGATGAGGACATGGAGCCGGGCATCAGCTGCGCTAGTGCTGTGACCCCCTTGGCCAAGCCAGAGCCTGTGGCCCCATCTGCTCAGCCAAGGGCGTTTGGACGTAAGCACGCCAGGGGCAGAAGAAGAATCATGCATTCAGGTGTGGGAATCAGGCGACAGCTAAGCTTGGAGcgggagggggagaaggaagaggaaggagctCCCTCGCCTACACAGAAACCCTGCATGCCCCCTAGCAAAACTGTGCTATTCTCAGATCAAATGGACCTAGCTCATCGGGAATCTATTGTGAGCCAGACTCCCAAAATGCTAACAGATGGTTTTCGTTCAAGAATGTGCACTCGTTCATTTAATGCACCAGACTTGCCACCAAAAGTTGAGCCTCATGTGAAGAGAAAACCAGGCCCAAAACCAGGATCAAAGCCTGGGCTCAAACCAGGGCCAAAACCTGGACCAAAACCAGGTCCAAAACCTGGAGCAAAACCAGGTCCAAAACCAGGGCCTAAACCTGGCCTGAGACCTGGACAAAAGCCTGGGCCAAAACCTGGGCCTAAACCAGGACCAAAACCAGGATCAAAACCAGTGCCAAATGAACCAGAGCTGCCACTGAAAATTGAGACTCCTATAAAGCGTAAACCAGGACCAAAGCCAGGTTCAAAACCTGGGCTAAAACCTGGGCCAAAATCTGGATCAAAACCTGGACCAAAACCTGGTCCAAAACCAACTCTAAAATCAGGTCCAAAAACAGGGCCTAAGCCTGGACCAAAGCCTGCAGATGTTTTGCTCCCCATTGACACTGCACCCATCAAGGCCTCAGTAGGTCGCCCCAAAGGCTCAGTTTCTAAAACAAAGCTGCTACAACAAGAAGACATCATTCAGCCTTTGACAGGACTGCAAAGCAGGGGCAGGAAGAGCCTAAAAGCTATAATATCACAAGATAACCAGGTTGTAAAACCAGCTCACCAGgatgaaaaacaagcaaatcaCGAGGCAAAGACACCAGAGAAGGAGGGTAAGAACATGGTCTTGAGATCCAGAAAGCCCTCACAAGAAAAACTgtccaaagaaaaagaaaaaatcataGAGGAAGACATTCTACCCCAGACACTAACAGAAATTACAGCCAGTGATGTTTCTCCAAATGTAGAGGAGTCTGTTACTGTGGAACAAACTCCCATTCCTAATGCAGTCAAAAACACAGATGTTCCAGCTGAAGCACCTGCACCACTTGCCTCACTGGTCCCAACTGAACAATCTGAAGAAAAGACATCACTTCCACTAAAACGGAAACCTAGCCCAGAGCTTTCTACAACCCCaatgaagaaaaagaggggTCCAAAGCCCAAACCAAAACCCTTACCACCACAGCCCCACCTGCTGGAACAGGTCTCTACACAGAAAGAGAAGGGTGTACGGGGCCCCAGAAGAAAGCGAGGGCCACCCAAGAAAGCCTCTGTGGTCAATCCCCCACCCAAAGACACCAATATCAGTGAAAGTGATATCACTAGCGATGTGCCCGTGGTGCCTCCTCAGTGCCCCACTAAAACTAAAGTTCTTCCACCACGCAAAGGCAGAGGGCAGAAATATGAGGCCATGGTGCAGAAAATTACATCTCCTAGCTCAAAGAAACACCTCGCAATTCCCCAGATAGACAGCAATCTAACTGATGATGTGACAACCAAGGCTTTGTCTCAACATGTCTTAAAGGAAGGTGAGGCACCTATGCTCATAAATAGCACTGAGATAACAGAGGGAGACGTGAAGAGCATAGAGTCTAGTCAAGAAGAAgtgaaacaacagagaaaagagatgacacaagaaagagagaagcaTGAGGTGAGTCAAGAGGTATCAATGCCAGAGGAGGTGAGACAAGAGGTGGAAGAAAAGGTTGCAAATAAGGAGGAAACGAGACAGGAAAACATCCACCATGGGACACAGCAGGATGTCGCAGCTGACAAGGTTTGGAGCTCAGTGGAGGCCCCAGTAGAAGTCACGGCTTCAGGAAAGTGGACACAACAGGCCTCAGAAGATTTATCTTCTGCTCTCACTAAGTCTGTCAGAACTAAGCGGAAGAGATGGGCCATGGTGGAGAGTACAGATGCCTCAGTAGTAGCTTTGGAAGCAGGGAGTTTAATAGTTACAACACCAAGGCTAGCCAAGCAGAGGGCCATTAAAAACAACCATGAGATGCACctaaagcagaggagaaagaagagaaaaggccAAGCCCCTCttgaagaaacagaggagacagtTGAGGAGACAAATCTCGAAACAGCAGAGCTACAACAGGAGAGGGTAGAAGAGAAGATAAACCCCACAGAGTCCACAGTGCCTCTGCCAATCAGCCCAGATGAGAACGCAGAAACCCCAGAGGTTACCAGCAGCACAGAACTCATCCAGAAACCTAGGAGAGGCAGAAAACCATCAGCAAATTCAACAAAAAGGAAACGAGGTAAAACCTCATCAGAGCAGATTCCTGGCAAGCCAGTGAAGGTCCACAAAAAGCCTGGACCAAAACCTGGGATGAAAGATGCCCTGGAGGTTATTGAGGCAGTAGTAAGAGCTGCAGGATGTGAAGGGGccaaaaaggaggagagagaagaagaagaagaagaagaaagggaaagacaggaaggagaaaagaaagaaaaacagaagacatGTATTGTGGGTCCTGTGGTGACGATatcagaaaaacagactgagaTTATTTCTGTGAAAAGAATCAGGCGCAAACCAGTCCATCAAAACTCTaaactgtctttctgtccttaTGTCCGGATTAATAACTCCAGAGACTTTTCCTCTTGGTGTGCCATAGTCAACAAGCCTGAGGACGCAGTAATATTTCAGAGACGCAGAAAAAAGGGCATCCTCAGAATGAGGAATCCTTTCACAGTTGCGAAGATAGTGCCACACACTGCTGCCATGCTACAGGGACCCCTGGTAAACAAACATCTAATCGGCAGGTGTCTTACATGTAGCCTGTGTGGAAAGCCAGCAAATTACAGAGATCTGGGTGATTTGTGTGGACCCTACTACACAGAGGATGGTGTTCCGCGGAAAATTTTGACCATCAGGCACAGAGAATCCCCCAGGGAAGAGTCAGAGAAGGCCGATGACAACAACAGTAGTAGCAGTGAAGAACCAGGCAACCCCGCCAAGAGTGTGGATGAGTGCAGCATAGAAAAGGAGGACAATACAGAAGCATCCGCTCAAGAGGGCAGTAGTAGCAGGCACCATCATTGGCGCTACAGACGGGcagaaagaacagagagaatGGGCCAGGAGGGTGGTCCACGAAGGTTAACTCTGCGAGAGAGGTTCAGGAGAATGAAGCAACTCCAAGCCATCGGCACAGGACCCTCAAGTGACCAAGAGGGCAGTGACAGTATGTTCCAAAGGCTACAAGTGGAGGCAGAGGCTAAGGAGCACTGGGCACATGAAAACTGTGCCATCTGGACCAAGGGAGTAATTATGGTAGCTGGGAGGCTATATGGACTGAAGGAGGCTGCCACCAACTCAGCCCAAACG AGCTGCTACAAGTGCCAGATTGTGGGGGcgtccctcagctgctgttggagaGGCTGCTCTCATAAATACCACTATGTCTGCGCCAAAGAGATAG gCTGCACATTCCACGAGGATGACTTCTCCATCAAATGTCCTAAACATGAG GCTAATGGAACACACATATGGATAAAATTCAGCGGTGGACACTCAAGAGCTGAGGGACACACACAGCGTGCATCCACACAGGTTCATTAA